In the genome of Taurinivorans muris, one region contains:
- the groES gene encoding co-chaperone GroES, with product MSFKPLNDRVLVKRSDLEEKTAGGLFIPESAKEKPSQAKVIAVGSGRVLADGTRVPLEVKEGDIVLFGKYVGTELKYEGEEYLVLREEDILAVLS from the coding sequence ATGAGTTTTAAACCCCTTAATGACCGTGTGCTTGTAAAACGCTCAGATCTTGAAGAAAAAACAGCAGGTGGGCTTTTCATTCCCGAATCTGCAAAAGAAAAACCATCCCAAGCGAAAGTTATCGCTGTCGGTTCCGGCAGAGTTTTGGCTGACGGCACACGCGTTCCTCTTGAAGTGAAAGAAGGTGACATTGTCCTTTTCGGCAAATATGTCGGCACTGAATTGAAATATGAAGGCGAAGAATACCTCGTTTTAAGAGAAGAAGATATTTTGGCGGTTCTTTCATAA